One part of the Vicia villosa cultivar HV-30 ecotype Madison, WI unplaced genomic scaffold, Vvil1.0 ctg.000189F_1_1, whole genome shotgun sequence genome encodes these proteins:
- the LOC131625127 gene encoding photosystem II 10 kDa polypeptide, chloroplastic-like — MASSVMASVSLKPTPFTVQKSPVKGLPSISRPFRVVASGIKKIKTDTPYGTGGGMDLPNGLDASGRKQKGKGVYQFVDKYGANVDGYSPIYEPKEWSANGDTYAGGTTGLAIWAVTLAGLLAGGALLVYNTSALSQ, encoded by the exons atggcttcttcagttatggcttctgtgagtCTCAAACCAACTCCTTTCACTGTTCAGAAATCTCCAGTGAAAGGACTTCCTTCAATTTCAAGGCCATTCAGAGTTGTTGCTAGTGGTATCAAGAAGATTAAGACTGACACACCTTAtg GAACTGGTGGTGGCATGGATTTGCCTAATGGACTTGATGCTTCTGGCAGGAAACAAAAG GGAAAGGGTGTTTACCAGTTTGTAGACAAATATGGTGCTAATGTTGATGGATACAG TCCTATCTACGAGCCCAAGGAATGGTCAGCCAATGGTGATACCTACGCCGGAG GTACGACTGGGCTGGCAATCTGGGCAGTAACTCTAGCCGGTCTTCTAGCTGGAGGTGCACTCCTTGTCTACAACACAAGTGCTTTGTCACAATAG
- the LOC131625128 gene encoding uncharacterized protein LOC131625128 isoform X2 produces MFVSESINNKNQTTMTSTVFKVAVLVSGAVCASTLARNGVSVTLFESARGPGGRMSQRREKTEDGKELHFDHGAPFFSVSKPEVARLVQEWESRGLVAEWKEKFGSFDFQTLKFDNIEQEGLSRRFVGVPGMNSICKALCNESGVESRFGSGVGRVEWLDDDKLWSLIGVDGQSLGQFKGLVASDKNIVSTRIADVTGRLPPLDLKLLPELSEKLHNIPVRPCFAVMLAFAEPLSTIPVKGFSIKNSKILSSAYCDSSKPGRSSTSERWVLHSTAEYAENIIAQTGLMKPSDATLNKVAEELFHEFRSTGANISQPFFKRAHRWGSAFPDASIAQEEKCLWDRNKRLAICGDFCVSPNVEGAIESGFAAALRLKDISASSL; encoded by the exons ATGTTTGTTTCAGAATCCATAAACAACAAAAACCAAACAACAATGACTTCCACTGTCTTTAAGGTTGCTGTCTTGG TTTCAGGAGCAGTGTGTGCATCAACTCTTGCCCGAAATGGAGTTTCTGTTACTCTCTTTGAGTCTGCTAGAGGCCCTGGTGGACGCATGTCCCAAAGAAG AGAGAAAACTGAAGATGGAAAGGAGCTGCATTTCGACCACGGTGCTCCGTTTTTCTCGGTTAGTAAACCGGAAGTGGCGCGCCTAGTTCAAGAATGGGAGTCGAGGGGTCTCGTCGCTGAATGGAAAGAAAAGTTtggatcatttgattttcaaaccctTAAGTTTGACAACATTGAGCAG GAAGGATTAAGCAGGAGATTTGTAGGTGTTCCAGGCATGAATTCAATCTGCAAAGCATTATGCAATGAGAGTG GTGTGGAAAGCAGGTTTGGTTCGGGTGTCGGTAGAGTTGAATGGCTGGATGATGATAAACTGTGGTCATTGATAGGAGTGGATGGACAAAGTCTTGGTCAGTTTAAGGGACTCGTCGCTTCGGATAAGAATATAGTTTCTACTAGGATCGCAGACGTTACAGGACGGTTACCGCCACTTG ATTTGAAGTTGCTGCCCGAGTTGTCGGAAAAGTTGCACAATATTCCTGTTAGGCCATGCTTTGCAGTAATGCTGGCATTTGCAGAGCCTCTGTCAACG ATTCCGGTTAAAGGCTTCTCTATTAAGAATTCTAAAATTTTAAGCTCGGCTTACTGTGATAGCAGCAAGCCAGGCCGTTCTTCAACAAG CGAAAGATGGGTTCTTCATTCAACAGCAGAGTATGCGGAGAATATAATCGCTCAAACAGGACTCATGAAGCCCTCGGACGCTACATTGAATAAAGTGGCAGAAGAGCTTTTCCATGAATTTCGAAGTACTGGAGCTAACATATCACAGCCCTTTTTCAAGAGAGCTCATAGATG GGGGAGTGCATTTCCGGATGCTAGTATTGCGCAAGAGGAAAAATGTCTTTGGGACAGAAACAAGAGACTCGCCATATGTGGTGATTTCTGTGTTAGTCCGAATGTTGAAGGCGCTATAGAAAGTGGTTTCGCAGCGGCCTTAAGACTTAAAGATATCAGTGCAAGCTCTCTATAG
- the LOC131625128 gene encoding uncharacterized protein LOC131625128 isoform X1: MFVSESINNKNQTTMTSTVFKVAVLGGGISGAVCASTLARNGVSVTLFESARGPGGRMSQRREKTEDGKELHFDHGAPFFSVSKPEVARLVQEWESRGLVAEWKEKFGSFDFQTLKFDNIEQEGLSRRFVGVPGMNSICKALCNESGVESRFGSGVGRVEWLDDDKLWSLIGVDGQSLGQFKGLVASDKNIVSTRIADVTGRLPPLDLKLLPELSEKLHNIPVRPCFAVMLAFAEPLSTIPVKGFSIKNSKILSSAYCDSSKPGRSSTSERWVLHSTAEYAENIIAQTGLMKPSDATLNKVAEELFHEFRSTGANISQPFFKRAHRWGSAFPDASIAQEEKCLWDRNKRLAICGDFCVSPNVEGAIESGFAAALRLKDISASSL; encoded by the exons ATGTTTGTTTCAGAATCCATAAACAACAAAAACCAAACAACAATGACTTCCACTGTCTTTAAGGTTGCTGTCTTGGGTGGGGGAA TTTCAGGAGCAGTGTGTGCATCAACTCTTGCCCGAAATGGAGTTTCTGTTACTCTCTTTGAGTCTGCTAGAGGCCCTGGTGGACGCATGTCCCAAAGAAG AGAGAAAACTGAAGATGGAAAGGAGCTGCATTTCGACCACGGTGCTCCGTTTTTCTCGGTTAGTAAACCGGAAGTGGCGCGCCTAGTTCAAGAATGGGAGTCGAGGGGTCTCGTCGCTGAATGGAAAGAAAAGTTtggatcatttgattttcaaaccctTAAGTTTGACAACATTGAGCAG GAAGGATTAAGCAGGAGATTTGTAGGTGTTCCAGGCATGAATTCAATCTGCAAAGCATTATGCAATGAGAGTG GTGTGGAAAGCAGGTTTGGTTCGGGTGTCGGTAGAGTTGAATGGCTGGATGATGATAAACTGTGGTCATTGATAGGAGTGGATGGACAAAGTCTTGGTCAGTTTAAGGGACTCGTCGCTTCGGATAAGAATATAGTTTCTACTAGGATCGCAGACGTTACAGGACGGTTACCGCCACTTG ATTTGAAGTTGCTGCCCGAGTTGTCGGAAAAGTTGCACAATATTCCTGTTAGGCCATGCTTTGCAGTAATGCTGGCATTTGCAGAGCCTCTGTCAACG ATTCCGGTTAAAGGCTTCTCTATTAAGAATTCTAAAATTTTAAGCTCGGCTTACTGTGATAGCAGCAAGCCAGGCCGTTCTTCAACAAG CGAAAGATGGGTTCTTCATTCAACAGCAGAGTATGCGGAGAATATAATCGCTCAAACAGGACTCATGAAGCCCTCGGACGCTACATTGAATAAAGTGGCAGAAGAGCTTTTCCATGAATTTCGAAGTACTGGAGCTAACATATCACAGCCCTTTTTCAAGAGAGCTCATAGATG GGGGAGTGCATTTCCGGATGCTAGTATTGCGCAAGAGGAAAAATGTCTTTGGGACAGAAACAAGAGACTCGCCATATGTGGTGATTTCTGTGTTAGTCCGAATGTTGAAGGCGCTATAGAAAGTGGTTTCGCAGCGGCCTTAAGACTTAAAGATATCAGTGCAAGCTCTCTATAG
- the LOC131625110 gene encoding uncharacterized protein LOC131625110: MSKVALPEIPTHSYTFHPIERFLKGDFKHDMLYDVIGVLQDVVKTQQGGGGRKSCVNITLRDVEGNVIELVLWEDYAKQFVIYTTPNNFAGPTIIVLTHSWCKTNAVSGLPCLSNAWNGSKLYINLEHPQVDEFKASFGSNLPVASQSLTCDSSVQSNNNFWTKLSEVKSIRAVTEFGRDCFATTIGTTTFFNASRFGWYFESSGNTDAERAGEDNPKIWPTHLDALLNRQMVFRIKYQSQFRRFSIVKILNEDGLYNKFDMYLAANEVTQTCEQSSVAQPESAADHKGSPSASCSSTPAKRVATSTSINDLIQADELTPKQSATKSKNGKKTKHLKKD; the protein is encoded by the exons ATGTCAAAAGTGGCTTTACCGGAAATACCAACTCACAGCTACACTTTTCACCCTATTGAGAGATTTCTCAAAGGAGACTTCAAGCATGACATGTTGTATG ATGTCATTGGTGTATTACAAGATGTTGTGAAAACCCAGCAAGGAGGTGGCGGTAGGAAATCTTGCGTCAATATCACTTTGCGTGATGTAGAAGGCAATGTGATTGAACTGGTGTTATGGGAGGATTACGCCAAACAGTTTGTCATCTACACCACCCCTAACAACTTTGCCGGTCCTACTATAATTGTTTTGACACATTCATGGTGCAAGACTAATGCAG TTTCCGGTTTACCATGTCTTTCGAACGCATGGAACGGTTCTAAACTTTACATCAACTTGGAACATCCACAAGTTGATGAATTCAAAGCTAG TTTTGGATCCAACCTACCTGTTGCTTCACAATCATTGACTTGTGATTCATCTGTTCAATCTAATAACAATTTTTGGACCAAATTGTCTGAGGTCAAGAGTATCCGCGCAGTCACTGAATTTGGAAGG GACTGTTTTGCAACCACCATTGGAACTACCACTTTTTTTAATGCCTCCAGGTTTGGATGGTATTTTGAATCAAGTGGAAATACGGATGCTGAACGC GCTGGAGAGGACAATCCTAAGATTTGGCCTACTCACCTAGATGCCCTGTTGAATAGACAAATGGTGTTTCGTATCAAATATCAATCACAATTCCGACGATTCTCTATCGTGAAGATACTTAACGAAGACGGCCTTTACAATAAGTTTGACATGTACCTCGCAGCGAATGAG GTCACACAAACTTGCGAACAATCGAGCGTTGCTCAACCAGAATCTGCTGCTGACCATAAGGGGAGTCCTTCTGCAAGCTGCAGTAGTACTCCTGCCAAGAGGGTCGCTACGTCAACCTCAATCAATGATCTCATTCAGGCTGATGAGCTCACTCCTAAACAATCGGCCACTAAGTCCAAGAATGGAAAGAAGACAAAGCACCTCAAAAAGGACTAA